A genomic region of Papaver somniferum cultivar HN1 chromosome 7, ASM357369v1, whole genome shotgun sequence contains the following coding sequences:
- the LOC113296708 gene encoding actin-related protein 4-like translates to MYGGDEVSVIVVDLGSHTCKAGYAGEDAPKAVFPSCVGVIEQLEDSDDIKAEKESEPVPDSKNGGKPIESDKTKVKRKLYVGSQALGYRRDHMEVVSPIKDGLVVDWDMVDNIWEHAFRDRLLIDPKEHPMLLSESSSNTPQQRERTAELMFEKYKVPALFLAKNAVLTAFASGRATALVVDSGGGSTTVAPVHDGYVLQKAVATSPIGGEFLTECMIKSLESRGFVIKPRYSFKRKEVRPGEFQTVDLDIPNTTESYKLFSQRVIASDIKESVCRAPDTPYDESSYANIPTTSYELPDGQTIEVGADRFKIPDILFNASIVQTIPGMESFADTAPSIRGLPQMVIESINKCDVDIRRELFSSILLAGGTSSMQQLKERLEKDLLEESPQAARVKVLASGNATERRFSVWIGGSILASLGSFQQMWFSKAEYEEHGASYVQRKCP, encoded by the exons ATGTATGGAGGTG ATGAAGTATCAGTCATTGTTGTTGACCTAGGTTCTCATACTTGCAAAGCTGGATATGCTGGAGAAGACGCTCCCAAAGCAGTATTTCCGTCT TGTGTCGGTGTGATCGAACAACTGGAAGACAGTGATGATATTAAAGCTGAGAAGGAATCTGAACCAGTTCCAGACTCTAAAAATGGTGGTAAACCAATTGAATCTGACAAAACCAAGGTGAAGAGAAAATTATATGTGGGATCTCAAGCCTTAGGGTACCGCAGGGATCATATGGAG GTGGTATCACCTATAAAGGATGGACTTGTGGTTGACTGGGATATGGTTGACAACATATGGGAGCATGCTTTCAG GGATCGGTTACTGATTGATCCTAAAGAACACCCAATGCTGCTTTCTGAATCATCTTCGAATACTCCTCAACAGAGAGAAAG GACAGCAGAGCTCATGTTTGAAAAATACAAAGTTCCTGCTTTATTTTTGGCCAAGAATGCG GTTCTCACAGCTTTTGCATCAGGCCGTGCGACTGCTTTGGTGGTTGATAG TGGTGGTGGATCGACTACAGTTGCACCTGTTCATGATGGCTATGTTCTTCAAAAG GCTGTCGCAACGTCACCCATTGGAGGTGAGTTCCTTACTGAGTGCATGATCAAAAGTTTGGAAAGCAGAGGTTTTGTG ATAAAACCTAGATATTCCTTTAAGAGAAAGGAAGTCCGCCCCGGAGAATTTCAG ACAGTGGACCTTGATATTCCAAATACAACAGAAAGCTACAAGCTCTTCTCTCAG AGGGTAATCGCCAGCGATATCAAGGAATCTGTATGTCGGGCACCAGATACTCCATATGACG AGAGTTCATATGCCAACATTCCTACAACATCTTATGAGCTTCCAGATGGACA AACAATAGAAGTTGGAGCTGATCGGTTTAAGATTCCTGATATTCTGTTCAATGCATCCATAGTTCAG ACAATTCCTGGCATGGAGAGTTTTGCTGATACAGCTCCTTCAATCCGTGGTCTTCCTCAAATG gTTATTGAAAGCATAAACAAGTGTGACGTGGACATCCGTAGGGAATTATTTAGCAGTATACTG CTTGCAGGGGGGACATCATCGATGCAACAGCTGAAAGAGCGTCTAGAAAAAGACTTGCTGGAG GAGTCTCCTCAAGCTGCAAGAGTTAAAGTACTGGCAAGTGGAAATGCAACGGAACGGCGATTCAG TGTTTGGATAGGAGGGAGTATTCTGGCATCTCTTGGCTCCTTTCAGCAAATGTGGTTTTCCAAGGCaga GTATGAAGAACACGGGGCTTCATACGTTCAACGAAAATGCCCCTAG
- the LOC113296707 gene encoding galacturonosyltransferase 8-like, which produces MATSIRSRGGGGGGRITPYKSLFFVSAIAISFFFFAFFVFTSDDADDSTPDLNTGFGSTRRSVLAMKSDPLKQRLDQIKKQAEDHKSLVLAYASYARRSKLESSKLVRVFADLARNYTDLITNYKSLSESDSVSMDESVLRQFEKDVKLRIKDTRQVIADAKESFDRELKIQKLKDTIFAVNEQLTKVKKQGAFSSLIAAKSIPKNLHCLTMKLMEELIANPEKYADEDKSPELEDPSLYHYAIFSDNVIAASVVVNSAVKNSKEPFKHVFHVVTDKMNLGAMKVMFKMRQYNGAHFEVKALEDYTFLNSSYVPVLKQLESANLQKFYFENKLENATKDTSNMKFRNPKYLSMLNHVRFYLPEMYPKLHRILFLDDDIVVQRDLTGLWDIDMDGKVNGAVETCFGSFHRYAQYMNFSHPLIKENFSPKACAWAYGMNFFDLDAWRKEKCTEQYHYWQTLNENRTLWKLGTLPPGLITFYSTTKPLDKTWHVLGLGYNPSISMDEIRNAAVVHFNGNMKPWLDIAIPQFRPLWTKYVDYEMEFVQQCNFGL; this is translated from the exons ATGGCGACCTCAATCCGCAGCCGAGGAggcggaggaggaggaagaattACACCCTACAAATCTCTATTCTTCGTCTCCGCCATTGCcatctcattcttcttcttcgctttcttcgtttttacttctgatgatgctgatgattctaCTCCAGATCTCAATACA ggttttggatcgactAGAAGATCTGTACTGGCAATGAAATCAGATCCGTTGAAGCAAAGATTGGATCAGATAAAAAAACAAGCTGAagatcataaatcacttgttcTAGCTTACGCTTCTTATGCAAGGAGATCAAAACTTGAGAGTTCTAAACTAGTTAGGGTTTTTGCTGATCTTGCTCGTAATTATACAGATCTTATTACTAATTATAAATCGCTATCTGAATCTGATTCGGTTTCCATGgatgagtctgttcttcgtcaaTTCGAAAAAGATGTGAAACTGAGGATTAAGGATACTAGACAAGTGATTGCTGATGCCAAAGAGTCTTTTGATAGAGAGCTTAAGATTCAGAAATTGAAAGATACGATTTTCGCTGTTAATGAACAATTAACTAAGGTGAAGAAACAAGGAGCTTTTTCGAGTTTGATTGCTGCTAAATCGATTCCGAAGAATCTGCATTGTCTTACTATGAAATTGATGGAAGAACTTATTGCGAATCCGGAGAAGTATGCAGATGAGGATAAGTCTCCCGAATTAGAAGACCCGAGTTTGTATCATTATGCGATTTTCTCTGATAATGTGATTGCAGCGTCTGTTGTTGTTAATTCAGCAGTGAAGAATTCGAAGGAGCCTTTTAAACATGTGTTTCATGTTGTTACTGATAAAATGAATCTCGGTGCAATGAAAGTTATGTTTAAAATGAGGCAGTACAATGGAGCTCATTTTGAGGTTAAAGCACTAGAAGATTATACGTTTTTGAATTCTTCGTATGTTCCTGTATTGAAACAACTTGAATCTGCAAATTTACAGAAGTTTTACTTTGAGAATAAGCTTGAGAATGCAACAAAAGATACCTCAAATATGAAGTTTAGAAACCCCAAGTATTTGTCAATGTTGAATCATGTGAGGTTTTACTTGCCGGAAATGTATCCAAAGTTGCATAGAATTCTCTTCTTGGACGATGATATTGTGGTTCAGAGGGATTTAACCGGGTTGTGGGATATAGATATGGATGGTAAAGTGAACGGTGCAGTAGAGACATGTTTCGGGTCGTTTCATCGTTATGCGCAGTATATGAATTTCTCTCATCCTTTGATTAAGGAAAATTTTAGTCCAAAAGCTTGTGCATGGGCTTATGGGATGAATTTCTTCGACCTTGATGCTTGGAGGAAGGAGAAGTGTACTGAACAGTACCATTACTGGCAGACCCTG AATGAAAATCGAACCTTGTGGAAATTGGGAACTTTACCTCCTGGCTTAATCACATTTTACTCCACAACGAAGCCGCTGGACAAAACTTGGCATGTCCTTGGGCTTGGTTATAATCCAAGCATAAGCATGGACGAGATTCGAAATGCTGCTGTTGTTCACTTCAATGGAAACATGAAACCATGGCTAGATATTGCAATCCCACAGTTCCGGCCACTTTGGACAAAGTATGTCGACTATGAAATGGAATTCGTCCAACAATGCAATTTTGGTCTTTAG